One stretch of Pseudomonas azotoformans DNA includes these proteins:
- a CDS encoding alpha/beta fold hydrolase, which translates to MADLHAFSDLPLVRGEPVEIRPGRHLSIAYQPGTHQADTVLFFGHGGGGHKDQWRELWQALADQGYSLVAWDLLGHGDSEKPRQPQAYAWSELVADQLEILSRYAARRNILVAHSFGTGLGLSALLELPHRLPQVTIDGALLLGTQLHRPLSRGGLMALPVWVLELLRPLLAKGFRQRAWHPAADSRLVAYEENLTRRNRLYVFKSLLQNAQWPDADALARLTLPTYVLAGDSDGLTPSSGGEALARQLATGSFEVLERCGHQLMLERPAQVLAAFQRLMKKLDQRPGSSG; encoded by the coding sequence ATGGCTGATTTACATGCATTTTCTGATTTACCTCTGGTGCGGGGCGAGCCGGTGGAGATCCGTCCAGGACGGCACCTGAGCATCGCTTATCAACCAGGCACGCATCAGGCAGATACAGTTTTGTTCTTCGGGCATGGTGGGGGTGGTCACAAGGATCAATGGCGCGAGTTATGGCAGGCGTTGGCCGATCAGGGATACAGCCTGGTGGCGTGGGACCTGTTGGGGCACGGCGATAGCGAAAAGCCGCGCCAGCCGCAGGCCTATGCCTGGTCGGAACTGGTGGCAGATCAGCTGGAAATACTGAGCCGCTACGCTGCACGGCGGAATATCCTGGTCGCACATTCCTTTGGTACCGGACTGGGGTTGAGTGCCTTGCTGGAGCTCCCACACAGGTTGCCGCAGGTGACCATAGATGGCGCCCTGCTGCTAGGCACGCAACTGCATCGCCCGTTGAGCCGCGGTGGTCTGATGGCGCTGCCTGTCTGGGTGTTGGAGCTGCTGCGGCCGTTGCTGGCCAAGGGCTTTCGTCAGCGTGCGTGGCACCCCGCAGCCGATTCCCGGCTGGTAGCCTACGAGGAAAACCTGACTCGTCGTAATCGTTTGTATGTGTTCAAGTCTCTACTGCAAAACGCCCAATGGCCCGACGCCGATGCCCTGGCCCGACTGACGTTGCCGACTTATGTGTTAGCGGGAGACAGCGACGGGCTGACGCCCTCCAGTGGGGGTGAAGCGCTCGCCCGACAGCTGGCAACGGGTAGCTTTGAGGTGTTGGAGCGGTGTGGTCATCAATTGATGTTGGAGCGGCCTGCGCAGGTGCTGGCGGCATTCCAGAGGCTGATGAAAAAACTTGATCAGCGTCCAGGTTCGTCCGGTTGA